The Aggregicoccus sp. 17bor-14 genome includes a region encoding these proteins:
- a CDS encoding 1-acyl-sn-glycerol-3-phosphate acyltransferase — translation MRKLFCVFVAVVASAVCFVLAILAMVVTLNPSNSVWVARHLWGPILLWAGGAKLVVHGAENVDPKRPTIYVANHQSTIDIPAHFVSVPVNFRYVAKSQLRWVPFIGWYLWLAGHVLIDRSNRRSAIASLDAAAERIRGGVSIFLYPEGTRGDDGRVLPFKKGPFALALKARVPICPVTIEGSGKVMPKNSWNITPGTIHVKIGAPIDTTRFAAEDREGLARYVRNIIIDQSLELGGAGGDRDAAVAGAGQEGAARAPAEA, via the coding sequence CTGCGTAAACTCTTCTGTGTCTTCGTCGCGGTCGTGGCCTCCGCGGTCTGCTTCGTGCTCGCGATCCTCGCGATGGTCGTGACGTTGAACCCGAGCAACTCGGTGTGGGTGGCGCGCCATCTCTGGGGCCCCATTCTCCTGTGGGCCGGCGGCGCGAAGCTCGTGGTGCATGGCGCGGAGAACGTGGATCCGAAGCGGCCCACCATCTACGTGGCCAACCACCAGTCCACCATCGACATCCCGGCGCACTTCGTCTCGGTGCCGGTGAACTTCCGCTACGTGGCCAAGAGCCAGCTGCGCTGGGTGCCCTTCATCGGCTGGTACCTCTGGCTCGCGGGGCACGTCCTCATCGACCGCTCCAACCGCCGCTCCGCCATCGCCTCGCTGGACGCGGCCGCCGAGCGCATCCGCGGCGGCGTCAGCATCTTCCTCTACCCGGAGGGGACCCGCGGGGACGACGGGCGCGTGCTGCCCTTCAAGAAGGGCCCCTTCGCGCTCGCCCTCAAGGCACGCGTGCCCATCTGCCCCGTCACCATCGAGGGCAGCGGGAAGGTCATGCCCAAGAACAGCTGGAACATCACCCCGGGCACCATCCACGTGAAGATCGGCGCCCCCATCGACACCACGCGCTTCGCCGCCGAGGATCGCGAGGGGCTCGCGCGCTACGTGCGCAACATCATCATCGACCAGAGCCTCGAGCTGGGCGGCGCGGGCGGAGACCGGGACGCAGCGGTCGCCGGCGCGGGTCAGGAGGGCGCTGCGCGCGCCCCCGCGGAGGCCTGA
- the rpsK gene encoding 30S ribosomal protein S11, producing the protein MAEEANTSAAAPAAPEGAEAPKKVKARKGKKNILNGVVHIQSTFNNTIITITDVSGNVISWSSAGARGFKGSRKSTPFAAQVAAGDAAAKAMEHGLKNVTVLVKGPGSGRESALRALAAAGLKISLIRDVTPIPHNGCRQAKRRRV; encoded by the coding sequence ATGGCTGAAGAGGCGAACACCAGCGCTGCAGCGCCCGCCGCCCCGGAGGGCGCCGAGGCCCCCAAGAAGGTCAAGGCCCGCAAGGGGAAGAAGAACATCCTCAACGGCGTGGTCCACATCCAGTCCACGTTCAACAACACCATCATCACGATCACGGACGTGTCCGGGAACGTGATCTCCTGGTCTTCCGCTGGCGCCCGTGGCTTCAAGGGCAGCCGCAAGAGCACCCCGTTCGCCGCGCAGGTTGCCGCGGGCGACGCCGCCGCCAAGGCGATGGAGCACGGTCTGAAGAACGTGACGGTGCTGGTGAAGGGTCCGGGCTCGGGCCGCGAGTCGGCGCTGCGCGCGCTGGCCGCCGCGGGCCTGAAGATCTCGCTCATCCGCGACGTGACCCCCATCCCGCACAACGGCTGCCGTCAGGCCAAGCGCCGTCGCGTCTAA
- the map gene encoding type I methionyl aminopeptidase → MGQVEIKSADEIARMREAGRIVCEILDELERAVAPGVSTWDLDALAEKLIRAKGAKPAFKGYHGFPSCLCASVNHEVVHGIPSRKRKLAEGDLMKLDFGVVYQGFYGDSARTVPVGKVSAQAQALVDATREALAKAIEAMVPGNRVGDIGHAIQSYVEPRGFSVVRDFVGHGIGRALHEAPQVPNYGQPGSGLRLRPGMVLAVEPMINAGTPQVEVLEDDWTAVTRDGKLSAHFEHTILVTEAGPEILTRRAS, encoded by the coding sequence ATGGGTCAGGTCGAGATCAAGAGCGCGGACGAGATTGCGCGGATGCGCGAGGCCGGCCGCATCGTGTGCGAGATCCTCGACGAACTCGAGCGCGCGGTCGCGCCGGGCGTGAGCACCTGGGACCTGGACGCGCTCGCCGAGAAGCTGATCCGCGCCAAGGGGGCCAAGCCGGCGTTCAAGGGCTACCACGGCTTCCCGAGCTGCCTGTGCGCCTCGGTGAACCACGAGGTGGTGCACGGGATCCCATCGCGCAAGCGCAAGCTCGCGGAGGGCGACCTGATGAAGCTGGACTTCGGGGTCGTCTACCAGGGCTTCTACGGCGACTCGGCGCGCACGGTGCCGGTGGGGAAGGTGAGCGCGCAGGCCCAGGCGCTGGTGGACGCGACCCGCGAGGCGCTGGCGAAGGCGATCGAGGCGATGGTGCCGGGCAACCGGGTGGGGGACATCGGGCACGCGATCCAGAGCTACGTGGAGCCGCGCGGCTTCTCCGTGGTGCGCGACTTCGTGGGCCACGGCATCGGGCGGGCGCTGCACGAGGCCCCCCAGGTCCCCAACTACGGCCAGCCGGGCAGCGGGCTGCGGCTGCGGCCGGGGATGGTGCTGGCGGTGGAGCCGATGATCAATGCCGGCACCCCCCAGGTCGAGGTGCTGGAGGACGACTGGACGGCCGTCACCCGGGACGGAAAGCTGTCAGCTCACTTCGAGCACACCATCCTGGTGACCGAGGCGGGTCCGGAGATCCTGACGCGGCGCGCTTCCTGA
- the infA gene encoding translation initiation factor IF-1, with protein MPKDDSIEVEGTVMEPLPNAMFRVVLDNGHKVLAHISGKMRMHFIRILPGDKVKVELSPYDLSRGRITYRAK; from the coding sequence TTGCCGAAGGATGATTCCATCGAAGTCGAGGGCACCGTGATGGAGCCCCTCCCGAACGCGATGTTCCGCGTGGTGCTCGACAACGGCCACAAGGTGCTCGCGCACATCTCGGGCAAGATGCGCATGCACTTCATCCGCATCCTCCCCGGCGACAAGGTGAAGGTCGAGCTGTCGCCCTACGATTTGAGCCGCGGCCGCATCACCTACCGCGCGAAGTAG
- the rplQ gene encoding 50S ribosomal protein L17 — protein sequence MRHKVGQRKLHRTTSHRLAMLNNMVTSLLEHQAIKTTLPKAKEARKMAERIITLGKRGGLSNVRLAAKIVKDKDVLQKVFSEYKDRYATRPGGYTRIVKLGFRRGDAAEMALLELVDRPAKPAKGTEASEAESTEETAKAE from the coding sequence ATGCGTCACAAGGTTGGACAGAGGAAGCTGCACCGCACCACGAGCCACCGTCTCGCGATGCTCAACAACATGGTGACCTCGCTGCTCGAGCACCAGGCGATCAAGACCACGCTTCCCAAGGCCAAGGAGGCCCGGAAGATGGCCGAGCGGATCATCACGCTCGGCAAGCGCGGCGGGCTGTCGAACGTGCGCCTCGCGGCCAAGATCGTGAAGGACAAAGACGTGCTGCAGAAGGTCTTCAGCGAGTACAAGGACCGCTATGCGACCCGTCCCGGCGGCTACACCCGCATCGTGAAGCTCGGCTTCCGTCGCGGCGATGCGGCCGAGATGGCGCTGCTCGAGCTGGTGGACCGCCCGGCGAAGCCTGCCAAGGGCACCGAGGCCTCCGAGGCCGAGAGCACCGAGGAGACGGCCAAGGCGGAGTAG
- the rpsM gene encoding 30S ribosomal protein S13 produces the protein MARIAGIDLPPNKRAVISLQYIYGIGSTSAQKIIEKAGIDPTTRTKDLTDDQARKLREIIEADYKVEGDLRREVTMNIKRLMDLGCYRGLRHRKGLPVRGQRTHTNARTRKGPKRGIVRAKATAPAGR, from the coding sequence ATGGCTCGTATCGCAGGCATCGACCTCCCGCCCAACAAGCGCGCCGTGATCTCGCTGCAGTACATCTACGGGATCGGCAGCACCTCCGCGCAGAAGATCATCGAGAAGGCCGGGATCGATCCGACCACGCGCACCAAGGACCTCACCGACGATCAGGCGCGCAAGCTCCGCGAGATCATCGAGGCCGACTACAAGGTCGAGGGTGACCTGCGTCGCGAGGTGACCATGAACATCAAGCGCCTCATGGACCTCGGCTGCTACCGTGGCCTGCGTCACCGCAAGGGCCTGCCCGTGCGCGGCCAGCGCACCCACACCAACGCCCGCACCCGCAAGGGGCCCAAGCGCGGCATCGTGCGCGCCAAGGCCACTGCGCCGGCCGGCCGCTAG
- a CDS encoding lipopolysaccharide assembly protein LapB has product MAPASSRRLLCALLCLGLAASGCSAHRTAAPTAPRERARALVEAGKPAEAIALLEGLHAAAPDDLELARALTEAQVKAGRTDAWIAELERRNRAHERASQHYMLGLAHFSRSAGAGEPAIRAFERAIALAPGEAELHHRLGIALLESEQYAQAVGPLRRAVELAPGRAGLQLPLAKALHRTGDTQGAVAALSALVQQSPSRAEVATARALMEQISDPFARLPKGAGPRFEEGLRALHEQDVPQQAILAFEEVLHDFPDLAVVHALLGLAYQRLDDAGRAVEEYRRALELAPSDGKTHQYLGELYLARQRPESARPEFQQAVALHPLLDVAWYQLGDLELQRHDLGAARRCFQVLSALQPDSPAPHGKLALVLQLEGDWKGADRELHAVLDGDPENVEFALRLGLLHAERAGKTPEPAARRAAQAEAEKWLRQVLEAQPENAVASRALASLRGQ; this is encoded by the coding sequence ATGGCGCCTGCCTCCTCGCGCCGGCTCCTCTGCGCCCTGCTCTGCCTCGGCCTCGCGGCCTCGGGCTGCAGCGCGCACCGCACCGCCGCTCCCACCGCTCCGCGCGAGCGGGCGCGGGCCCTGGTGGAGGCCGGAAAGCCCGCCGAGGCCATCGCGCTGCTGGAGGGCCTGCACGCCGCCGCGCCGGACGACCTGGAGCTCGCGCGCGCGCTCACCGAGGCACAGGTGAAGGCGGGCCGCACGGACGCGTGGATCGCCGAGCTCGAGCGCCGCAACCGCGCCCACGAGCGCGCCTCGCAGCACTACATGCTGGGCCTCGCCCACTTCTCGCGCTCCGCCGGCGCCGGGGAGCCGGCCATCCGCGCCTTCGAGCGGGCCATCGCGCTCGCGCCCGGGGAGGCCGAGCTGCACCACCGCCTGGGCATCGCCCTGCTCGAATCCGAGCAGTACGCCCAGGCCGTGGGCCCGCTGCGGCGCGCGGTGGAGCTGGCACCCGGGCGCGCGGGCCTGCAGCTGCCGCTCGCAAAGGCGCTGCACCGCACGGGGGACACGCAGGGCGCCGTCGCGGCGCTCTCGGCGCTGGTGCAGCAGTCCCCCTCGCGCGCCGAGGTCGCGACGGCGCGGGCCCTGATGGAGCAGATCTCGGACCCCTTCGCGCGCCTGCCCAAGGGCGCCGGGCCCCGCTTCGAGGAGGGCCTCCGGGCGCTGCACGAGCAGGACGTGCCCCAGCAGGCCATCCTCGCGTTCGAGGAGGTGCTGCACGACTTCCCGGACCTGGCCGTGGTGCACGCGCTGCTGGGCCTCGCCTACCAGCGCCTGGACGACGCGGGCCGCGCGGTGGAGGAGTACCGGCGCGCGCTCGAACTCGCCCCTTCGGACGGCAAGACGCACCAGTACCTCGGCGAGCTGTACCTCGCCCGCCAGCGCCCCGAGTCCGCGCGCCCCGAGTTCCAGCAGGCCGTGGCGCTGCACCCCCTGCTGGATGTGGCCTGGTACCAGCTGGGAGACCTCGAGCTGCAGCGCCACGACCTCGGTGCGGCCCGCCGCTGCTTCCAGGTGCTGAGCGCCCTGCAGCCGGACTCGCCCGCCCCGCACGGCAAGCTCGCGCTGGTGCTGCAGCTGGAGGGCGACTGGAAGGGCGCGGACCGCGAGCTGCACGCCGTGCTGGACGGGGACCCGGAGAACGTGGAGTTCGCCCTGCGCCTGGGCCTCCTGCACGCCGAGCGCGCAGGCAAGACCCCGGAGCCCGCGGCGCGGCGCGCGGCCCAGGCGGAGGCCGAGAAGTGGCTGCGCCAGGTGCTCGAGGCCCAGCCGGAGAACGCCGTCGCCTCGCGCGCCCTCGCCTCCTTGCGAGGGCAGTGA
- the rpsD gene encoding 30S ribosomal protein S4 yields the protein MARYTASACRICRRENLKMYLKGDRCYTDKCAIERRPYPPGQHGQGRVKFSGYGVQLREKQKVKRMYGLLESQFRGYYHRASAAKGKTGENLLQQLELRLDNVVFRMGFADTRAESRQLVRHGHFTVNGKRVNIPSFAVRPGSTIEVAEKSRKMLRIAEALETVDRRGVPQWIDLDKKNFKATVRTAPNREDLTMPIQEQLIVELYSK from the coding sequence ATGGCCCGTTATACCGCCAGCGCCTGCCGCATCTGCCGGCGCGAGAACCTGAAGATGTACCTCAAGGGTGACCGCTGCTACACCGACAAGTGTGCGATCGAGCGGCGTCCCTATCCCCCCGGTCAGCATGGCCAGGGCCGGGTGAAGTTCTCCGGCTACGGCGTGCAGCTGCGCGAGAAGCAGAAGGTCAAGCGCATGTACGGCCTGCTCGAGAGCCAGTTCCGCGGCTACTACCACCGCGCGTCCGCGGCCAAGGGCAAGACGGGTGAGAACCTGCTGCAGCAGCTCGAGCTGCGCCTGGACAACGTGGTGTTCCGCATGGGCTTCGCGGACACCCGCGCCGAGAGCCGCCAGCTGGTGCGCCACGGCCACTTCACGGTGAACGGCAAGCGGGTCAACATCCCGTCCTTCGCCGTGCGCCCGGGCTCGACCATCGAGGTCGCCGAGAAGAGCCGCAAGATGCTGCGCATCGCGGAGGCGCTCGAGACCGTGGACCGCCGCGGCGTGCCGCAGTGGATCGACCTGGACAAGAAGAACTTCAAGGCCACCGTGCGGACCGCGCCGAACCGCGAGGACCTCACGATGCCGATCCAGGAGCAGCTGATCGTGGAGCTCTACTCCAAGTAG
- a CDS encoding adenylate kinase, translated as MNLILLGPPNAGKGTQAKKLYAEFQIPQISTGDILRQAVREGTPLGKKAGPLMDAGHLVPDDLVIAIVQERLKALDCANGFVLDGFPRTIPQADALEQALAQLGRKIDAVVSLEVPREKLVERGSGRRSCPVDGSVYHVYQNPPKRAGFCDKCGTGLIQRPDDAPEKILERLDVYDRQTAPLKDYYAKKGLLTVVDGIGSPEGIFAEIKAAAGKR; from the coding sequence ATGAATCTCATCCTGTTGGGCCCGCCGAACGCGGGGAAGGGCACCCAGGCGAAGAAGCTGTACGCGGAGTTCCAGATCCCTCAGATCTCCACGGGTGACATTCTCCGGCAGGCCGTTCGCGAGGGCACCCCGCTGGGCAAGAAGGCGGGGCCTCTCATGGACGCAGGCCACCTGGTGCCCGACGATCTGGTGATCGCGATCGTGCAGGAGCGCCTCAAGGCGCTCGACTGCGCGAACGGCTTCGTGCTGGACGGCTTCCCGCGCACGATTCCGCAGGCGGATGCGCTCGAGCAGGCGCTCGCCCAGCTGGGCCGCAAGATCGACGCGGTGGTCTCGCTCGAGGTGCCGCGCGAGAAGCTCGTGGAGCGCGGCAGTGGGCGGCGCAGCTGCCCGGTGGACGGCTCCGTCTACCACGTCTACCAGAACCCCCCGAAGCGGGCCGGCTTCTGCGACAAGTGCGGCACGGGCCTCATCCAGCGCCCGGACGACGCGCCGGAGAAGATCCTCGAGCGCCTGGACGTGTACGACCGCCAGACCGCGCCCCTGAAGGACTACTACGCGAAGAAGGGGCTGCTCACGGTGGTGGATGGGATCGGGAGCCCCGAGGGCATCTTCGCGGAGATCAAGGCCGCGGCCGGCAAGCGCTGA
- the secY gene encoding preprotein translocase subunit SecY, whose translation MALNAFANVFRIAELRNRLAYTLMLLAVYRIGIFINTPGVDRAAMNAFMDAQKQSGGLVSLFNLFSGGALEQMSIFGLGIMPYVSASIIMQLLAVVVPTFERLQKEGAAGRQKINQYTRYGSIVLSIVQGIGISRWLASLGRGDVGQTGINQVVVPNDNLWFTFMTVISLTAGTAFIMWLGERITERGIGNGISLIIFAGIVARLVPGAKNLFDLTSQDVINAGAVIALLAFMVLVVGVVVYVERGNRRIPVQYAKRMAGRRMFAGQATYFPMKVNTSGVIPPIFAGALLSFPATLGTWFPFLQSFERAITGNLWIYNGIFVLLVIFFSYFYTALTFKPDDVADNIKKQGGYIPGIRPGRQTADYIERVLNRITFGGAIYLAAICVIPSVISSLLGVHFTFGGTALLIVVGVALDTVQQIEGHLISRNYEGFAGPRGPRIRGRVRVAA comes from the coding sequence GTGGCTCTGAACGCCTTCGCCAACGTCTTCCGCATCGCGGAGCTGCGCAACCGGCTCGCGTACACGCTGATGCTGCTCGCGGTGTACCGCATCGGCATCTTCATCAACACGCCGGGCGTTGACCGCGCGGCGATGAACGCCTTCATGGACGCCCAGAAGCAGTCGGGCGGCCTCGTGAGCCTGTTCAACCTCTTCTCGGGCGGCGCGCTCGAGCAGATGTCGATCTTCGGCCTGGGCATCATGCCGTACGTCTCCGCCTCCATCATCATGCAGCTGCTGGCGGTGGTCGTGCCCACCTTCGAGCGCCTCCAGAAGGAGGGCGCGGCGGGGCGGCAGAAGATCAACCAGTACACCCGCTACGGCTCCATCGTGCTCTCCATCGTGCAGGGCATCGGCATCTCGCGCTGGCTCGCGAGCCTCGGCCGCGGTGACGTGGGGCAGACGGGCATCAACCAGGTGGTGGTCCCCAACGACAACCTCTGGTTCACCTTCATGACGGTGATCTCGCTCACCGCCGGCACGGCCTTCATCATGTGGCTGGGCGAGCGCATCACCGAGCGCGGCATCGGCAACGGCATCTCGCTCATCATCTTCGCGGGCATCGTGGCGCGGCTCGTGCCCGGCGCGAAGAACCTCTTCGACCTCACCAGCCAGGACGTGATCAACGCGGGCGCGGTCATCGCGCTGCTCGCCTTCATGGTCCTCGTGGTGGGCGTGGTGGTCTACGTGGAGCGCGGCAACCGCCGCATCCCGGTGCAGTACGCGAAGCGCATGGCGGGCCGGCGCATGTTCGCGGGCCAGGCCACCTACTTCCCGATGAAGGTGAACACCTCGGGCGTGATCCCGCCCATCTTCGCCGGCGCGCTGCTCAGCTTCCCCGCGACCCTGGGCACCTGGTTCCCGTTCCTCCAGAGCTTCGAGCGCGCCATCACCGGCAACCTCTGGATCTACAACGGCATCTTCGTGCTGCTCGTCATCTTCTTCAGCTACTTCTACACGGCGCTCACCTTCAAGCCGGACGACGTGGCGGACAACATCAAGAAGCAGGGCGGCTACATCCCCGGCATCCGCCCGGGCCGCCAGACGGCCGACTACATCGAGCGCGTGCTCAACCGCATCACCTTCGGCGGCGCCATCTACCTCGCGGCCATCTGCGTGATCCCCTCGGTCATCAGCAGCCTGCTCGGGGTGCACTTCACCTTCGGCGGCACCGCGCTGCTCATCGTGGTGGGCGTGGCGCTGGACACCGTGCAGCAGATCGAGGGCCACCTCATCAGCCGCAACTACGAGGGCTTCGCCGGGCCGCGCGGTCCGCGCATCCGCGGCCGCGTGCGCGTGGCGGCGTAG
- the rpmJ gene encoding 50S ribosomal protein L36 — MKVRASVKKICDKCKVVRRKGIVRVICASNPRHKQRQG; from the coding sequence ATGAAGGTTCGGGCGTCCGTCAAGAAGATCTGCGACAAGTGCAAGGTTGTCCGCCGCAAGGGCATCGTGCGCGTCATCTGCGCCTCCAACCCTCGGCACAAGCAGCGCCAGGGCTAG
- a CDS encoding DNA-directed RNA polymerase subunit alpha, which produces MADTYVAKNWRDLIKPRRMDVDQDSLSQTYGKFVAEPLERGFGTTLGNSLRRVLLSSLQGAAITSVKIEGVDHEFTTIPEVAEDVTDIVLNLKEVLLRMHTNETKTLRIEVEGPKEVKAGDIITDDQVEVLNPGHHICTVSEGGKLRVELTCRRGRGYVPANSNKVAGSPIGTIPIDSLFSPVRKVNYQVTNARVGQVTDYDKLSLEVWTDGSVTPQDAVAYAAKIIKEQLTVFVNFDETEEPVVAEAPKEEAKLNENLFRSVDELELSVRSANCLQQANIKSIGDLVQRSEAEMLKTKNFGRKSLKEIKEILAEMGLSLGMKLENWPPKAPAAAPAAPAAAKV; this is translated from the coding sequence ATGGCAGATACGTACGTGGCGAAGAACTGGCGCGACCTCATCAAGCCGCGCCGCATGGACGTCGACCAGGACTCCCTCAGCCAGACCTACGGCAAGTTCGTGGCGGAGCCGCTCGAGCGCGGCTTCGGGACCACGCTCGGCAACTCGCTGCGCCGCGTGCTGCTCAGCAGCCTGCAGGGCGCCGCCATCACCTCCGTGAAGATCGAGGGCGTGGACCACGAGTTCACCACGATCCCCGAGGTGGCCGAGGACGTGACGGACATCGTGCTCAACCTGAAGGAGGTCCTCCTTCGGATGCACACCAACGAGACCAAGACGCTGCGCATCGAGGTGGAGGGTCCCAAGGAGGTGAAGGCCGGGGACATCATCACCGACGACCAGGTCGAGGTGCTCAACCCTGGTCACCACATCTGCACGGTGTCCGAGGGTGGCAAGCTGCGCGTGGAGCTCACCTGCCGCCGCGGCCGTGGCTACGTGCCGGCCAACTCCAACAAGGTCGCCGGCAGCCCCATCGGCACCATCCCCATCGACTCGCTGTTCAGCCCGGTGCGCAAGGTGAACTACCAGGTCACCAACGCCCGCGTCGGTCAGGTCACCGACTACGACAAGCTGAGCCTCGAGGTGTGGACGGACGGCTCCGTCACCCCGCAGGACGCGGTGGCGTACGCGGCGAAGATCATCAAGGAGCAGCTCACGGTCTTCGTGAACTTCGACGAGACCGAGGAGCCGGTGGTCGCCGAGGCCCCGAAGGAGGAGGCGAAGCTCAACGAGAACCTCTTCCGCTCGGTGGACGAGCTGGAGCTCTCGGTGCGCTCGGCCAACTGCCTGCAGCAGGCGAACATCAAGAGCATCGGTGACCTCGTGCAGCGCAGCGAGGCCGAGATGCTCAAGACGAAGAACTTCGGCCGCAAGTCGCTCAAGGAGATCAAGGAGATCCTCGCGGAGATGGGCCTGTCGCTCGGCATGAAGCTCGAGAACTGGCCTCCGAAGGCTCCGGCCGCGGCCCCTGCCGCTCCGGCCGCCGCGAAGGTCTAG
- a CDS encoding deoxynucleoside kinase, protein MARKKFIAIAGNIGAGKTELTSFLCRKYGLTPFFEPNEQNPYLEDFYKDMKTWAFRSQLFFLTHKFKLQQELERTPGTALQDRTLYEDAEIFARNLHRQRLIDARDWRTYRELYETIARSLAPPDLMIYLRCPVPTLQARIKTRGREMEQAIPSSYLRRLNALYEEWFKGYTLSPVLVLPTDKLDYLTDLVDRVDLFRQIEKHL, encoded by the coding sequence GTGGCCCGCAAAAAGTTCATCGCGATCGCTGGCAACATCGGCGCGGGGAAGACGGAGCTCACCTCCTTCCTCTGCCGCAAGTACGGCCTCACGCCCTTCTTCGAGCCGAACGAGCAGAACCCGTACCTCGAGGACTTCTACAAGGACATGAAGACCTGGGCCTTCCGCTCCCAGCTCTTCTTCCTCACGCACAAGTTCAAGCTCCAGCAGGAGCTCGAGCGCACGCCTGGCACCGCGCTGCAGGACCGGACGCTCTACGAGGACGCGGAGATCTTCGCGCGCAACCTGCACCGCCAGCGCCTCATCGACGCGCGCGACTGGCGCACCTACCGCGAGCTGTACGAGACCATCGCGCGCAGCCTCGCGCCGCCGGACCTGATGATCTACCTGCGCTGCCCCGTGCCCACGCTGCAGGCGCGCATCAAGACGCGCGGGCGCGAGATGGAGCAGGCCATCCCGAGCAGCTACCTGCGGCGGCTCAATGCCCTGTACGAGGAGTGGTTTAAGGGCTACACCCTGTCGCCCGTGCTCGTCTTGCCGACGGACAAGCTCGACTACCTGACCGACCTCGTGGATCGCGTGGACCTCTTCCGCCAGATCGAGAAGCACCTGTGA
- a CDS encoding DUF2314 domain-containing protein: protein MKEVYLVATEAAQPLSLEQLRAEFESDEVRFLPSEDGRSFLLQADGTEVDVRFDSREAPMSWTPELLTGSDEAHAQLRRAHGFYRIAFEPGQPQATTAVFEALWCARALIEKVGGVLVDVTAYKLHEAADVEEITELEFDIRDHLNLHAVEATEGDTPLWVHTHGMEKFGVRDLEIFHLAEEDLLPAESFLHELCADLAFGQGPALRTQVETSEGQSFMLVPSEEARANLLGVPLDAFEGHEGLFLTAVSPLGRHNTGELLRPFRERFEKEPEERTRALRESAQALLPAFVARFHRRGLMEPLNFVARAPFETHPEGEPVTENLWLEVQSLEEDKVLGRLLDGAAYTTEWRKGAQVAVPYEQINALSLSREGRQLDDDEVRALLGSERPA from the coding sequence GTGAAGGAGGTCTACCTCGTCGCCACCGAGGCCGCGCAGCCCCTCTCGCTCGAGCAGCTGCGCGCCGAGTTCGAGTCGGACGAGGTGCGCTTCCTCCCCTCGGAGGACGGCCGCTCCTTCCTGCTGCAGGCGGACGGGACCGAGGTGGACGTGCGCTTCGACTCGCGCGAGGCGCCCATGTCCTGGACCCCGGAGCTGCTCACCGGCAGCGACGAGGCGCACGCGCAGCTGCGGCGCGCCCACGGCTTCTACCGCATCGCCTTCGAGCCCGGGCAGCCCCAGGCCACCACCGCCGTGTTCGAGGCGCTGTGGTGCGCGCGCGCGCTGATCGAGAAGGTGGGCGGCGTGCTGGTGGACGTCACCGCCTACAAGCTGCACGAGGCGGCGGACGTGGAGGAGATCACGGAGCTGGAGTTCGACATCCGCGACCACCTCAACCTGCACGCCGTGGAGGCCACCGAGGGGGACACGCCCCTGTGGGTGCACACCCACGGGATGGAGAAGTTCGGCGTGCGCGACCTCGAGATCTTCCACCTCGCCGAGGAGGACCTCCTGCCGGCCGAGAGCTTCCTGCACGAGCTGTGTGCGGACCTCGCCTTCGGCCAGGGGCCGGCGCTGCGCACCCAGGTGGAGACGAGCGAGGGGCAGAGCTTCATGCTGGTGCCCTCGGAGGAGGCGCGCGCGAACCTGCTCGGCGTGCCGCTGGACGCCTTCGAGGGGCACGAGGGGCTCTTCCTCACGGCCGTGTCGCCGCTGGGGCGGCACAACACCGGCGAGCTGCTGCGCCCCTTCCGCGAGCGCTTCGAGAAGGAGCCGGAGGAGCGCACCCGGGCGCTGCGCGAGAGCGCCCAGGCGCTGCTGCCCGCCTTCGTGGCGCGCTTCCACCGCCGCGGCCTGATGGAGCCGCTCAACTTCGTGGCCCGCGCCCCCTTCGAGACGCACCCCGAGGGCGAGCCGGTGACGGAGAACCTCTGGCTCGAGGTGCAGAGCCTCGAGGAGGACAAGGTGCTGGGCCGCCTGCTGGACGGCGCTGCTTACACCACCGAGTGGCGCAAGGGCGCGCAGGTGGCGGTGCCCTACGAGCAGATCAACGCGCTCTCGCTCAGCCGCGAGGGCCGGCAGCTGGACGACGACGAGGTGCGCGCGCTGCTCGGCAGCGAACGCCCCGCCTAG